NNNNNNNNNNNNNNNNNNNNNNNNNNNNNNNNNNNNNNNNNNNNNNNNNNNNNNNNNNNNNNNNNNNNNNNNNNNNNNNNNNNNNNNNNNNNNNNNNNNNNNNNNNNNNNNNNNNNNNNNNNNNNNNNNNNNNNNNNNNNNNNNNNNNNNNNNNNNNNNNNNNNNNNNNNNNNNNNNNNNNNNNNNNNNNNNNNNNNNNNNNNNNNNNNNNNNNNNNNNNNNNNNNNNNNNNNNNNNNNNNNNNNNNNNNNNNNNNNNNNNNNNNNNNNNNNNNNNNNNNNNNNNNNNNNNNNNNNNNNNNNNNNNNNNNNNNNNNNNNNNNNNNNNNNNNNNNNNNNNNNNNNNNNNNNNNNNNNNNNNNNNNNNNNNNNNNNNNNNNNNNNNNNNNNNNNNNNNNNNNNNNNNNNNNNNNNNNNNNNNNNNNNNNNNNNNNNNNNNNNNNNNNNNNNNNNNNNNNNNNNNNNNNNNNNNNNNNNNNNNNNNNNNNNNNNNNNNNNNNNNNNNNNNNNNNNNNNNNNNNNNNNNNNNNNNNNNNNNNNNNNNNNNNNNNNNNNNNNNNNNNNNNNNNNNNNNNNNNNNNNNNNNNNNNNNNNNNNNNNNNNNNNNNNNNNNNNNNNNNNNNNNNNNNNNNNNNNNNNNNNNNNNNNNNNNNNNNNNNNNNNNNNNNNNNNNNNNNNNNNNNNNNNNNNNNNNNNNNNNNNNNNNNNNNNNNNNNNNNNNNNNNNNNNNNNNNNNNNNNNNNNNNNNNNNNNNNNNNNNNNNNNNNNNNNNNNNNNNNNNNNNNNNNNNNNNNNNNNNNNNNNNNNNNNNNNNNNNNNNNNNNNNNNNNNNNNNNNNNNNNNNNNNNNNNNNNNNNNNNNNNNNNNNNNNNNNNNNNNNNNNNNNNNNNNNNNNNNNNNNNNNNNNNNNNNNNNNNNNNNNNNNNNNNNNNNNNNNNNNNNNNNNNNNNNNNNNNNNNNNNNNNNNNNNNNNNNNNNNNNNNNNNNNNNNNNNNNNNNNNNNNNNNNNNNNNNNNNNNNNNNNNNNNNNNNNNNNNNNNNNNNNNNNNNNNNNNNNNNNNNNNNNNNNNNNNNNNNNNNNNNNNNNNNNNNNNNNNNNNNNNNNNNNNNNNNNNNNNNNNNNNNNNNNNNNNNNNNNNNNNNNNNNNNNNNNNNNNNNNNNNNNNNNNNNNNNNNNNNNNNNNNNNNNNNNNNNNNNNNNNNNNNNNNNNNNNNNNNNNNNNNNNNNNNNNNNNNNNNNNNNNNNNNNNNNNNNNNNNNNNNNNNNNNNNNNNNNNNNNNNNNNNNNNNNNNNNNNNNNNNNNNNNNNNNNNNNNNNNNNNNNNNNNNNNNNNNNNNNNNNNNNNNNNNNNNNNNNNNNNNNNNNNNNNNNNNNNNNNNNNNNNNNNNNNNNNNNNNNNNNNNNNNNNNNNNNNNNNNNNNNNNNNNNNNNNNNNNNNNNNNNNNNNNNNNNNNNNNNNNNNNNNNNNNNNNNNNNNNNNNNNNNNNNNNNNNNNNNNNNNNNNNNNNNNNNNNNNNNNNNNNNNNNNNNNNNNNNNNNNNNNNNNNNNNNNNNNNNNNNNNNNNNNNNNNNNNNNNNNNNNNNNNNNNNNNNNNNNNNNNNNNNNNNNNNNNNNNNNNNNNNNNNNNNNNNNNNNNNNNNNNNNNNNNNNNNNNNNNNNNNNNNNNNNNNNNNNNNNNNNNNNNNNNNNNNNNNNNNNNNNNNNNNNNNNNNNNNNNNNNNNNNNNNNNNNNNNNNNNNNNNNNNNNNNNNNNNNNNNNNNNNNNNNNNNNNNttcttagaaaaaaaaaaaaaaaaaaaaaaaaaaagagagtatcaAAAGTCACTTGGAGTTGGTAATTCTTTAAGCTTAATTTTGATCCCCTTATCATTTAAATGTTTATGaatttgattcttgtttttctttaagcAAGAGGAAAAAATTTACAAGATATTATTATTGGAACGTGGAGACGTGGATTTCATTTTTACAATAATAGCGTACCTGGGGGGTCTAAATCATTTCAttcaataaacaagaaaaaaggacCTGTTCCAATATCGTAATCTAAACCGGTTAATTCGCANtttttttttttttttttttttttttgccacaaaTCAATTGGACACcgctaaaataaaaaattctaatttctcaatcattttgttttatataaacaaaaaaaagatgtaatGAATATAATGTATACATTCgttcatattatttattgtggTTGTGGAACGAAGAAAATAAACTTGtgcaataaataaataacaaagcaTTAAATATAGTGTTCCTGAAATCTTCTTTTATCATACTTGTCATCAAACTTAGGGactgacaacaacaaaaattagttcgatacaattttttaaagaagaagagacatttgcagaaaagaaataatataaaccGAGGCCAATTGGAAATTCAATATTTATGAAATCATAAATTCATGATAATTTGTGtgaatcatattatatatataatcacaacATGTTTGTATGATTTGTTGTATAAAGTTCTAATgaaataattaagtaattaacaGAGGAGTAAATTACAAGCCATCGTAAGAAAGCTTGTTGAGGAGAGCGAGAGCGTTGCTGCATAATTGCATACACTTGGTAGCTTTCCTCTGAACCATCCTGACCGTCCATGATCTGCTCGACGTCTCTTCAAACCCATCGAGACACGTGTCTTCATCCGTGAGCGCTGCGCTCAGCCACGTGGCGAGATCGCTCATCTGCCGCTGAAACTCGTCGGCGTTCAGTGTCCGGAGAACGGCGAGTGACTTGTACAGATTGTCCAATGAGTCCACGAAAAGCTCACGGCAGTCCGATAACGCGATCCTCTCGCGTTCGTCCGCCGCTGAACCCCGCGTTTTGAGCAGGATTCTCAAGATCCGTTTCGTGTCAGTTATCGTCACCGCCACGCTAGCTCGCGTCCACTTGCTCGTCTTGTTTCTNNNNNNNNNNNNNNNNNNNNNNNNNNNNNNNNNNNNNNNNNNNNNNNNNNNNNNNNNNNNNNNNNNNNNNNNNNNNNNNNNNNNNNNNNNNNNNNNNNNNNNNNNNNNNNNNNNNNNNNNNNNNNNNNNNNNNNNNNNNNNNNNNNNNNNNNNNNNNNNNNNNNNNNNNNNNNNNNNNNNNNNNNNNNNNNNNNNNNNNNNNNNNNNNNNNNNNNNNNNNNNNNNNNNNNNNNNNNNNNNNNNNNNNNNNNNNNNNNNNNNNNNNNNNNNNNNNNNNNNNNNNNNNNNNNNNNNNNNNNNNNNNNNNNNNNNNNNNNNNNNNNNNNNNNNNNNNNNNNNNNNNNNNNNNNNNNNNNNNNNNNNNNNNNNNNNNNNNNNNNNNNNNNNNNNNNNNNNNNNNNNNNNNNNNNNNNNNNNNNNNNNNNNNNNNNNNNNNNNNNNNNNNNNNNNNNNNNNNNNNNNNNNNNNNNNNNNNNNNNNNNNNNNNNNNNNNNNNNNNNNNNNNNNNNNNNNNNNNNNNNNNNNNNNNNNNNNNNNNNNNNNNNNNNNNNNNNNNNNNNNNNNNNNNNNNNNNNNNNNNNNNNNNNNNNNNNNNNNNNNNNNNNNNNNNNNNNNNNNNNNNNNNNNNNNNNNNNNNNNNNNNNNNNNNNNNNNNNNNNNNNNNNNNNNNNNNNNNNNNNNNNNNNNNNNNNNNNNNNNNNNNNNNNNNNNNNNNNNNNNNNNNNNNNNNNNNNNNNNNNNNNNNNNNNNNNNNNNNNNNNNNNNNNNNNNNNNNNNNNNNNNNNNNNNNNNNNNNNNNNNNNNNNNNNNNNNNNNNNNNNNNNNNNNNNNNNNNNNNNNNNNNNNNNNNNNNNNNNNNNNNNNNNNNNNNNNNNNNNNNNNNNNNNNNNNNNNNNNNNNNNNNNNNNNNNNNNNNNNNNNNNNNNNNNNNNNNNNNNNNNNNNNNNNNNNNNNNNNNNNNNNNNNNNNNNNNNNNNNNNNNNNNNNNNNNNNNNNNNNNNNNNNNNNNNNNNNNNNNNNNNNNNNNNNNNNNNNNNNNNNNNNNNNNNNNNNNNNNNNNNNNNNNNNNNNNNNNNNNNNNNNNNNNNNNNNNNNNNNNNNNNNNNNNNNNNNNNNNNNNNNNNNNNNNNNNNNNNNNNNNNNNNNNNNNNNNNNNNNNNNNNNNNNNNNNNNNNNNNNNNNNNNNNNNNNNNNNNNNNNNNNNNNNNNNNNNNNNNNNNNNNNNNNNNNNNNNNNNNNNNNNNNNNNNNNNNNNNNNNNNNNNNNNNNNNNNNNNNNNNNNNNNNNNNNNNNNNNNNNNNNNNNNNNNNNNNNNNNNNNNNNNNNNNNNNNNNNNNNNNNNNNNNNNNNNNNNNNNNNNNNNNNNNNNNNNNNNNNNNNNNNNNNNNNNNNNNNNNNNNNNNNNNNNNNNNNNNNNNNNNNNNNNNNNNNNNNNNNNNNNNNNNNNNNNNNNNNNNNNNNNNNNNNNNNNNNNNNNNNNNNNNNNNNNNNNNNNNNNNNNNNNNNNNNNNNNNNNNNNNNNNNNNNNNNNNNNNNNNNNNNNNNNNNNNNNNNNNNNNNNNNNNNNNNNNNNNNNNNNNNNNNNNNNNNNNNNNNNNNNNNNNNNNNNNNNNNNNNNNNNNNNNNNNNNNNNNNNNNNNNNNNNNNNNNNNNNNNNNNNNNNNNNNNNNNNNNNNNNNNNNNNNNNNNNNNNNNNNNNNNNNNNNNNNNNNNNNNNNNNNNNNNNNNNNNNNNNNNNNNNNNNttcttagaaaaaaaaaaaaaaaaaaaaaaaaaaagagagtatcaAAAGTCACTTGGAGTTGGTAATTCTTTAAGCTTAATTTTGATCCCCTTATCATTTAAATGTTTATGaatttgattcttgtttttctttaagcAAGAGGAAAAAATTTACAAGATATTATTATTGGAACGTGGAGACGTGGATTTCATTTTTACAATAATAGCGTACCTGGGGGGTCTAAATCATTTCAttcaataaacaagaaaaaaggacCTGTTCCAATATCGTAATCTAAACCGGTTAATTCGCATTTATTATGATGTGTGTTTGCATTAAAAACGAATGAGGCCAGTGATGTTAACCCAAATTCACGACCTAACCACATTTTTTTTACGTGCGTTACTTCTGGTATAAAAAAACATCATCAGGGTTAGTTATGAGTCTGGTTCAAATAAAAGCCAATATGACATCAGATAGAAATAGAATAGTAGAGATCGTTAATTAGTACCTACCACAAGAATTGAAAGGTCTAAACATATGGTTATGGCCATTCACATCATCGCGTTCGTGATGAGACTAGAGGAGATCTAGGATAGAAAATAGGCGATAAAGACCTATGATGACTATATAGACAGAGACCAAAGgt
The Camelina sativa cultivar DH55 chromosome 6, Cs, whole genome shotgun sequence genome window above contains:
- the LOC104793758 gene encoding 21 kDa protein-like isoform X1; this translates as MTSSSITFTLLLILLLVIAVSANPSLASSNRNNTEDSVTRYSTYVRNACSVTQYQRLCVRTLWPFAIVARNKTSKWTRASVAVTITDTKRILRILLKTRGSAADERERIALSDCRELFVDSLDNLYKSLAVLRTLNADEFQRQMSDLATWLSAALTDEDTCLDGFEETSSRSWTVRMVQRKATKCMQLCSNALALLNKLSYDGL